From one Bacteroides fragilis NCTC 9343 genomic stretch:
- a CDS encoding MBOAT family O-acyltransferase: MQFLSFNFLALFTLCFFLYYAVKGRARNLILLVTSCIFIGWYYLPFLLTAVVVALFTFFWAQWMESRAKAGKKTKPVYIAGIIALIGGWLLLHGTVIDDIIFPLGMSFYTFQAISYLTDVYWQEQRSERNWVDFLIYMLFFMKFLSGPIERGGDLLPQLKDPRPFIYSNAVTGLKYILLGLIKKLLIANQISPQTDVMFHSIHDLSGVQLLMTCLLYPIELYADFSGYTDIAIGGAYMFGIKLSPNFNRPFAARSTADFWRCWHMSLSFWVRDYLYVPLTAGTRNWGQWGIYFSLLITFLALGLWHGAGLTFAIYGLIQGVLICWEMKTAAFRNNLPQYIGKYAADSLLIVRTYLLFALSLIFFRVQSLSDAWYFLRNISFEVHSSWKEMNIGIRDHNCIVAGSALLLVLIYEYYASKYNLMETLERQPAWLRWSVYYLLVFALLMLGKFDTETFIYLQF, translated from the coding sequence ATGCAGTTCCTCTCTTTTAATTTCCTGGCCCTGTTTACCCTCTGTTTCTTCCTCTACTATGCAGTCAAAGGCCGTGCCCGCAACCTTATACTACTGGTAACCAGTTGTATTTTCATCGGATGGTACTATCTGCCTTTCCTGTTGACGGCAGTAGTGGTAGCACTGTTCACCTTCTTTTGGGCACAATGGATGGAAAGCAGGGCAAAAGCCGGAAAAAAGACCAAACCCGTCTATATCGCAGGAATCATCGCCCTGATCGGCGGATGGCTCCTTCTTCATGGCACGGTCATAGATGATATCATCTTTCCACTCGGGATGTCATTTTACACATTTCAAGCCATCAGTTATCTGACAGACGTGTACTGGCAAGAGCAACGCAGCGAAAGAAACTGGGTGGATTTCCTGATCTATATGCTTTTCTTCATGAAGTTTCTCTCCGGCCCTATCGAACGGGGTGGAGACCTGTTGCCACAATTGAAAGATCCCCGCCCGTTCATCTACTCAAACGCGGTGACCGGACTGAAATATATTTTACTCGGACTGATCAAGAAACTGCTGATAGCCAATCAGATCTCCCCACAAACAGATGTCATGTTTCATTCGATTCATGACCTCTCGGGTGTACAACTGCTAATGACTTGCCTACTCTACCCTATCGAACTGTATGCCGATTTTTCGGGTTATACGGATATTGCTATCGGAGGGGCCTATATGTTCGGCATCAAGTTGTCTCCTAACTTCAACCGCCCGTTTGCAGCACGCTCGACTGCCGACTTCTGGCGCTGTTGGCACATGTCACTCTCCTTCTGGGTACGCGATTATCTCTATGTACCGCTAACCGCCGGTACCCGTAACTGGGGACAGTGGGGAATCTACTTCAGCCTCCTCATCACCTTTCTCGCATTGGGTTTGTGGCATGGGGCCGGATTGACTTTCGCCATATACGGCCTGATTCAGGGTGTCCTTATCTGCTGGGAAATGAAAACAGCTGCTTTCCGCAATAATCTGCCCCAATATATAGGAAAATATGCGGCCGACAGCTTGCTGATTGTCCGGACTTATCTATTGTTCGCACTCTCGCTTATATTCTTTCGTGTACAATCGCTGAGCGATGCCTGGTATTTCTTACGGAACATCTCGTTCGAGGTACATTCTTCCTGGAAAGAAATGAACATCGGCATACGCGATCATAATTGCATCGTAGCAGGTTCGGCCCTATTACTAGTATTGATCTACGAATATTATGCATCTAAGTACAACCTGATGGAAACACTTGAACGCCAACCCGCATGGTTACGGTGGAGTGTCTACTATCTGTTGGTATTCGCTCTGCTGATGTTAGGCAAATTTGACACGGAAACTTTCATCTATTTACAATTTTAA
- a CDS encoding Maf-like protein — MLANLDRYKIVLASNSPRRKELMTGLGVDYVVKTLPDVDESYPDTLQGEEIPLFIAREKAAAYQSMIGPEELLITADTIVWHEGKALGKPVGRQDAIEMLRSLSGKSHQVITGVCLTTREWQKCFAAVTDVRFAILDEDEIAYYVDHYQPMDKAGSYGVQEWIGFVGVESISGSYFNVMGLPIQKLYRELKQL; from the coding sequence ATGCTTGCTAACTTAGATCGTTATAAAATCGTATTGGCCTCTAATTCTCCGCGTCGGAAAGAGCTGATGACGGGCTTGGGTGTCGATTATGTAGTAAAAACTTTGCCGGATGTGGACGAATCTTATCCCGATACGTTGCAAGGTGAAGAGATTCCTCTTTTCATAGCCCGTGAGAAGGCAGCCGCCTATCAGTCGATGATCGGACCGGAAGAGCTTTTGATCACAGCCGATACCATTGTCTGGCATGAAGGCAAAGCGCTCGGCAAACCTGTCGGAAGGCAGGATGCCATAGAGATGTTGCGGAGCCTCTCCGGTAAATCGCACCAAGTGATTACCGGTGTGTGTCTCACTACCCGAGAATGGCAAAAATGTTTCGCTGCCGTGACGGATGTCCGTTTTGCGATTCTTGATGAAGATGAAATCGCTTATTATGTCGATCACTATCAGCCCATGGACAAAGCCGGTTCGTATGGTGTGCAGGAGTGGATCGGTTTTGTCGGAGTAGAATCCATATCCGGCAGCTACTTCAATGTAATGGGACTTCCCATTCAGAAATTATACAGAGAATTGAAACAACTATAG
- a CDS encoding beta-class carbonic anhydrase: MLEEILEFNKKFVENRGYEKYITNKYPDKKIAILSCMDTRLTELLPAALGIHNGDVKIIKNAGAVISHPFGSVIRSLLVAIIELGVEEVMVIAHSDCGACHMNSDEMITHMKKRGIKSETIDMIRYCGVDFNSWLGGFDDPVKSVRGTVRSIENHPLIPKDVRVHGFIIDSLTGELTRVE; this comes from the coding sequence ATGTTAGAAGAAATTCTTGAATTCAACAAAAAGTTCGTTGAGAACAGGGGATACGAAAAGTATATCACTAACAAGTATCCTGATAAGAAAATCGCTATCCTTTCCTGTATGGATACCCGTCTGACAGAACTGTTGCCCGCCGCTTTGGGGATTCACAATGGAGACGTAAAGATTATAAAGAATGCCGGTGCCGTCATTTCCCATCCTTTCGGCAGTGTCATCCGTAGTCTGCTGGTGGCCATCATCGAGTTGGGAGTAGAAGAAGTGATGGTCATTGCCCATTCCGATTGCGGTGCTTGCCACATGAACAGCGACGAAATGATAACTCACATGAAAAAGCGGGGAATCAAGTCCGAAACAATCGACATGATACGCTACTGCGGGGTCGATTTTAATTCGTGGCTGGGCGGATTCGACGATCCGGTGAAGTCCGTCAGGGGCACGGTTCGTTCCATAGAGAACCATCCGCTTATTCCGAAAGATGTCCGGGTGCATGGTTTTATCATCGATTCACTGACCGGCGAGTTGACGAGAGTGGAATAA
- the mce gene encoding methylmalonyl-CoA epimerase, with product MKISHIEHLGIAVKSIEEALPYYENVLGLKCYNIETVEDQKVRTAFLKVGDTKIELLEPTCPESTIAKFIENKGAGVHHVAFAIEDGVANALAEAESKEIRLIDKAPRKGAEGLNIAFLHPKSTLGVLTELCEH from the coding sequence ATGAAGATTTCACACATTGAACATTTGGGCATTGCCGTAAAAAGTATCGAAGAAGCCCTTCCGTATTATGAAAACGTTTTAGGTTTGAAATGCTACAACATCGAAACTGTAGAAGATCAAAAAGTAAGAACAGCCTTCCTGAAAGTAGGTGATACCAAAATCGAATTACTGGAACCCACATGTCCGGAAAGTACCATCGCGAAATTCATCGAAAACAAAGGTGCAGGTGTTCATCACGTGGCATTCGCCATTGAAGACGGCGTAGCCAATGCCCTAGCCGAAGCCGAAAGCAAAGAGATCCGCCTGATCGACAAAGCTCCGCGCAAAGGTGCCGAAGGCCTGAACATTGCTTTCCTTCACCCGAAATCAACTCTGGGCGTACTGACAGAACTCTGCGAACACTAA
- a CDS encoding GNAT family N-acetyltransferase: MPLKLTTYYQGSEIPDFPGTNTFHSKELFQIYEETPGYTPLLIMASEDGKPVARLLAAIRKSIRMFPPAFIKRCEIYGTGEYLTAEADKERIFGEMLEHLTTEALRNSFLIEFRNLENAMFGYKYFRSNRYFPVNWLRVRNSLHGIENAEQRFSPSRIRQIKKGLKNGAKVDEARTVEEIREFSNMLRHLYSSRIRKHFPNIIFFQHMDTRLIHSRQAKIFIVRYKDKIIGGSACIYSGNDAYLWFSGGMRKTYALQYPGILAVWKALQDAHQNGFRHMEFMDAGLPFKKHGYRDFVLRFGGKQSSTRRWFRFRWQWLNDLLIKIYV; encoded by the coding sequence ATGCCATTAAAACTGACTACATATTACCAAGGGAGTGAGATTCCGGATTTTCCCGGAACCAATACGTTTCATTCGAAAGAGTTATTTCAGATCTACGAAGAAACTCCGGGCTACACCCCACTCCTGATTATGGCTTCGGAAGACGGAAAACCCGTTGCGCGACTGCTTGCTGCCATCCGCAAAAGCATCCGCATGTTTCCTCCCGCTTTCATCAAACGCTGCGAAATCTATGGCACGGGCGAATATCTGACAGCGGAAGCCGACAAGGAAAGGATATTCGGCGAAATGCTGGAGCACCTCACCACGGAGGCTTTGCGGAACTCGTTTCTGATAGAATTCCGCAATCTGGAGAACGCCATGTTCGGCTACAAATATTTCCGGTCCAACAGATACTTCCCTGTCAACTGGCTGCGGGTACGAAACTCGCTTCACGGCATCGAAAACGCCGAACAACGTTTCAGCCCCTCCCGTATCCGCCAGATCAAAAAAGGCCTGAAAAATGGAGCAAAAGTAGACGAGGCACGTACGGTAGAAGAGATACGCGAATTTTCGAATATGCTGAGGCATCTCTATTCGTCCCGCATCCGTAAACATTTTCCCAACATCATCTTTTTCCAGCACATGGACACCCGGCTGATTCACAGCCGGCAGGCAAAGATTTTCATCGTCCGCTACAAAGACAAAATTATCGGAGGATCTGCCTGTATCTATTCGGGAAACGATGCCTATCTCTGGTTTTCGGGAGGTATGCGAAAGACCTATGCCTTGCAATACCCGGGTATACTGGCTGTATGGAAAGCCCTCCAGGATGCCCATCAAAACGGATTCCGCCACATGGAGTTCATGGACGCCGGACTCCCATTTAAGAAGCACGGCTATCGTGACTTCGTGCTCCGCTTCGGTGGCAAGCAAAGCAGCACCCGGCGATGGTTCCGTTTCCGCTGGCAATGGCTGAACGACCTGCTGATCAAAATATACGTCTGA
- a CDS encoding Rossmann-like and DUF2520 domain-containing protein: MKRSIEDTPIVLIGAGNLATNLAKALYRKGFRIVQVYSRTEESARELAQKVEAEYTTDLAEVNPYAKLYIVSLKDSAFAELLQGIVEGKREEALMVHTAGSIPMNVWEGHVPHYGVFYPMQTFSKQREVDFKEIPFFIEASSTEDAAFLKAIASTLSNRVYDADSEQRKSLHLAAVFTCNFTNHMYALAAELLKKYNLPFDVMLPLIDETARKVHELEPKTAQTGPAIRYDENVIGNHLRMLADDPAMQRLYELLSRSIHERQ; the protein is encoded by the coding sequence ATGAAAAGAAGTATAGAAGATACGCCGATCGTATTGATCGGTGCCGGAAATCTTGCCACTAATCTGGCAAAAGCCTTATATCGGAAAGGATTTCGTATCGTACAGGTGTATAGCCGTACGGAAGAGTCGGCCCGCGAGCTGGCACAGAAAGTGGAAGCCGAATATACGACAGACCTCGCAGAGGTGAACCCGTATGCGAAGCTGTATATTGTTTCACTGAAAGATTCCGCCTTTGCCGAACTTCTTCAGGGCATTGTCGAAGGTAAGCGGGAAGAGGCATTGATGGTGCATACGGCAGGTAGCATCCCGATGAATGTCTGGGAAGGACATGTCCCGCATTACGGTGTGTTCTATCCCATGCAGACTTTCAGCAAGCAGCGGGAGGTAGATTTTAAGGAGATTCCTTTCTTCATAGAGGCTTCTTCGACAGAAGATGCCGCGTTTCTGAAAGCCATTGCCTCTACACTGTCCAACCGTGTGTACGATGCCGACTCGGAGCAGCGTAAAAGTCTCCACTTGGCTGCCGTGTTTACATGTAATTTCACCAATCACATGTATGCCCTTGCTGCCGAGTTGCTTAAGAAATACAATCTGCCGTTTGACGTGATGTTGCCGTTGATTGATGAAACCGCCCGTAAGGTGCACGAACTGGAACCTAAGACGGCCCAGACCGGGCCGGCCATCCGTTATGACGAGAATGTGATCGGCAATCACTTGCGGATGCTTGCCGATGATCCTGCCATGCAGCGGTTATACGAGTTGCTTAGCCGAAGCATTCACGAAAGACAATAA
- a CDS encoding sodium ion-translocating decarboxylase subunit beta: MGDFVSFLGNNLVDFWGYTGFANATPGHLFMLLIGLFFIYLAVAKEFEPMLLIPIGFGILIGNIPFNMEAGLKVGIYEEGSVLNILYQGVTSGWYPPLIFLGIGAMTDFSALISNPKLMLIGAAAQFGIFGAYIIALLIGFEPNQAGAIGIIGGADGPTAIFLSSKLAPNLMGAIAVSAYSYMALVPVIQPPIMRALTTKHERLIRMKPPRIVSHTEKVIFPIVGLLLTCFLVPSGLPLLGMLFFGNLLKESGVTRRLANTASGPLIDVITILLGLTVGASTQASQFLTWDSILIFILGAFSFIIATASGVMFVKFFNLFLKKGNKINPLIGNAGVSAVPDSARISQVIGLEYDPTNYLLMHAMGPNVAGVIGSAVAAGILLGFLM, encoded by the coding sequence ATGGGAGATTTCGTATCATTCTTAGGGAATAACCTTGTTGACTTCTGGGGATACACCGGTTTTGCGAACGCGACACCCGGACATCTTTTCATGTTGCTAATCGGTCTCTTCTTTATCTACCTTGCCGTAGCCAAAGAATTTGAACCGATGCTGCTGATCCCCATTGGCTTCGGTATTCTGATCGGTAATATTCCATTCAATATGGAAGCCGGATTAAAAGTGGGTATTTACGAAGAAGGTTCGGTACTGAACATCCTTTATCAAGGAGTAACCTCCGGCTGGTATCCGCCGCTCATTTTCCTGGGTATCGGAGCCATGACGGACTTCTCGGCGCTGATCTCCAACCCCAAATTGATGCTGATCGGAGCTGCTGCGCAATTCGGTATCTTCGGCGCGTATATCATTGCCCTGCTCATTGGGTTCGAACCCAACCAGGCGGGTGCTATCGGTATCATTGGCGGTGCCGACGGACCGACGGCCATCTTCCTTTCGTCCAAACTGGCTCCCAACCTGATGGGTGCCATCGCTGTGTCAGCCTATTCTTACATGGCGCTGGTGCCGGTGATACAGCCACCTATCATGCGTGCGCTAACCACCAAACACGAGCGTCTGATCCGCATGAAACCACCGAGAATAGTATCGCATACGGAAAAAGTAATCTTCCCCATCGTGGGTCTGTTGCTTACATGCTTCCTGGTTCCTTCGGGTCTGCCTTTGCTGGGTATGCTGTTCTTCGGTAATCTTCTGAAAGAAAGTGGAGTAACCCGTCGTTTGGCAAATACGGCCAGTGGTCCGTTGATCGATGTGATCACTATCCTGTTGGGACTGACTGTGGGAGCTTCTACCCAAGCTTCACAATTCCTCACCTGGGATTCTATCTTGATCTTTATCCTCGGTGCATTCTCTTTCATCATCGCAACAGCGTCAGGTGTCATGTTTGTCAAATTCTTCAATCTATTCTTGAAGAAAGGCAATAAGATCAATCCGCTGATCGGTAATGCAGGTGTATCTGCCGTACCCGACTCGGCACGTATTTCACAGGTAATCGGTTTGGAATATGATCCGACCAACTATCTGCTGATGCACGCCATGGGTCCTAACGTAGCGGGGGTTATCGGTTCGGCTGTAGCTGCCGGTATCCTGCTCGGATTCCTCATGTAA
- a CDS encoding nitroreductase family protein produces the protein MENFSELIKNRRSMRKFTGEELSQEDVVALLKAALMAPTSKRSNSWQFIAVDDKKLLGELSHCKEQASAFIADAALAIVVTADPLASDVWIEDASIASIMIQLQAEDLGLGSCWVQVRERYTATGMPSDEFVRGVLDIPLQLQVLSVIAIGHKGMERKPFNEDHLQWEKIHINKFGGK, from the coding sequence ATGGAAAATTTCAGTGAACTAATAAAAAATCGCCGCAGCATGCGGAAATTTACCGGAGAAGAACTTTCTCAGGAAGATGTAGTCGCTTTGCTGAAAGCGGCCCTGATGGCTCCTACTTCAAAGCGCAGTAACAGCTGGCAGTTTATCGCAGTCGATGATAAAAAGTTGCTCGGTGAACTTTCACATTGCAAAGAGCAGGCTTCGGCCTTTATTGCCGACGCGGCATTGGCCATTGTCGTTACTGCCGATCCCTTGGCGAGCGATGTATGGATTGAGGACGCTTCCATTGCCTCTATTATGATTCAGCTTCAGGCCGAAGACTTGGGGTTGGGAAGTTGCTGGGTGCAGGTGCGTGAGCGATATACTGCCACCGGGATGCCTTCCGATGAATTTGTGCGCGGTGTGCTCGACATTCCTTTGCAGTTGCAGGTGTTGTCCGTCATAGCGATCGGGCATAAAGGGATGGAACGTAAACCCTTTAATGAAGACCATTTGCAATGGGAAAAAATCCATATTAATAAGTTCGGAGGTAAGTAA
- a CDS encoding OadG family transporter subunit, with translation MNKKRIGIFIALLAMVCMGLRAQSATSLRINEVLVVNDQNYQDDYGLHNAWIEIFNTSFASVNLEGCFLTNDKNNPTKYPIPKGDVLTLIKPRQHALFWADGMPNRGTFHVNFTLDPNKENYIALYDSNGKTLIDEVTIPAGQLADRSYAREKDGSANWVVKGEGEHSYVTPSTNNMTIDKNPKIENFKKHDSIGIGMAIIAMSVVFIGLVLLYLSFKAVGNVAVRLGKKNAMKATGITDKTEAKEKNLGSHTGEETAAIAMALHEYLNDAHDVEDMILTINKVKRTYSPWSSKIYTLRQTPKR, from the coding sequence ATGAATAAGAAAAGAATCGGGATATTTATCGCTCTGCTGGCAATGGTTTGCATGGGGCTCAGGGCGCAAAGTGCCACCAGTCTGAGAATCAATGAGGTTTTGGTCGTCAACGACCAGAACTATCAGGATGACTACGGACTGCACAATGCGTGGATAGAGATATTCAACACCTCTTTCGCTTCTGTAAATCTGGAAGGTTGCTTTCTGACGAACGATAAAAACAATCCGACCAAATATCCTATTCCCAAAGGCGACGTGCTGACTCTGATCAAGCCGCGCCAACATGCTTTGTTCTGGGCAGACGGAATGCCTAACCGGGGTACGTTCCACGTGAACTTTACGCTCGACCCGAACAAAGAGAATTACATTGCTTTGTATGACTCTAACGGTAAAACTCTGATTGACGAAGTAACCATACCCGCCGGTCAGCTTGCCGACCGTTCATACGCTCGCGAAAAAGACGGAAGTGCCAACTGGGTAGTAAAAGGTGAAGGAGAACACAGCTATGTCACTCCGAGCACCAACAATATGACTATCGACAAAAACCCGAAGATCGAGAACTTCAAGAAACACGACTCTATCGGTATCGGTATGGCCATCATCGCCATGTCGGTCGTATTCATAGGTTTGGTACTCTTGTATCTTTCATTCAAGGCGGTAGGTAACGTAGCGGTCAGACTGGGTAAGAAAAACGCGATGAAAGCCACCGGTATCACCGACAAGACGGAAGCGAAGGAAAAGAACCTGGGTAGCCACACAGGTGAAGAAACCGCCGCGATCGCCATGGCTTTGCATGAATACCTGAATGACGCTCACGACGTTGAAGACATGATTTTGACTATCAACAAAGTGAAACGCACCTACTCACCCTGGAGTTCGAAGATCTACACACTGCGTCAGACTCCGAAAAGATAA
- a CDS encoding acetyl-CoA carboxylase biotin carboxyl carrier protein has product MKQYKYKINGNLYNVTVNDVEDNIANVEVNGTSYKVELDKPVKAAPKPVTRPAAAPKTETGAPVVTKQPTASKKDGVKSPLPGVILDIKVKEGDTVKRGQTIIILEAMKMENNINANKDGKVAEIKVNKGDSVLEGTDLVIIE; this is encoded by the coding sequence ATGAAACAATATAAATATAAAATCAACGGCAACCTTTACAACGTTACAGTGAACGATGTAGAAGATAACATAGCCAACGTTGAAGTGAACGGAACCTCTTATAAAGTAGAGTTGGACAAGCCCGTCAAAGCCGCTCCGAAACCGGTGACCCGCCCGGCAGCCGCTCCGAAAACGGAAACAGGTGCTCCGGTAGTAACCAAACAACCGACAGCTTCCAAAAAAGACGGTGTGAAATCTCCGCTTCCGGGCGTTATCCTCGACATAAAAGTGAAAGAAGGGGATACCGTGAAGAGAGGCCAGACGATCATCATCCTTGAGGCTATGAAGATGGAAAACAACATCAATGCCAATAAAGACGGAAAAGTAGCAGAAATTAAAGTTAATAAAGGAGATTCTGTACTTGAAGGTACAGACCTCGTAATCATTGAATAA
- a CDS encoding KdsC family phosphatase, translated as MSTINYDLTRIKALVFDVDGVLSANVIPLHPSGEPMRTVNVKDGYAIQLAVKKGLRIAIITGGRSDVVRKRFIGLGVSDLYFGSAVKIHDYRGFRDKHGLTDEEILYMGDDVPDMEVMRECGLPCCPKDAVPEVKAIARYISYADGGYGCGRDVVEQVLKAQGQWLSDDAFGW; from the coding sequence ATGAGCACAATCAATTACGACCTTACCCGGATAAAAGCACTTGTTTTTGATGTAGACGGAGTGCTGAGCGCCAATGTCATCCCTTTGCATCCGTCGGGTGAACCGATGCGTACGGTAAATGTAAAAGACGGTTATGCCATCCAATTGGCCGTAAAAAAAGGGCTTCGTATCGCTATTATTACAGGTGGGCGGAGCGATGTCGTGCGGAAACGTTTTATCGGGTTGGGGGTATCCGATCTGTACTTCGGCTCTGCGGTGAAGATACACGATTATCGTGGTTTCCGTGACAAACACGGACTTACGGACGAGGAGATACTCTACATGGGCGATGACGTTCCCGATATGGAAGTGATGCGTGAGTGCGGATTGCCTTGTTGTCCCAAAGATGCGGTTCCCGAGGTGAAAGCGATTGCCCGTTACATTTCATATGCCGATGGAGGATACGGCTGTGGACGCGATGTGGTGGAGCAGGTGCTTAAAGCACAAGGCCAATGGTTGTCCGATGATGCTTTCGGATGGTGA
- a CDS encoding acyl-CoA carboxylase subunit beta encodes MSNQLEKVKELIELRAQARLGGGEKAIEKQHAKGKYTARERIAQLLDEGSFEELDMFVQHRCTNFGQEKKHFLGDGVVTGYGTIEGRLVYVFAQDFTVFGGSLSETMAQKICKVMDMAMKMGAPVIGINDSGGARIQEGINALSGYAEIFQRNIMASGVIPQISGIFGPCAGGAVYSPALTDFTLMTEGTSYMFLTGPAVVKTVTGEDVSQEDLGGASVHASKSGVTHFTAETGEEGLAIIRKLLSFIPQNNLEEAPLVNCTDPIDRMDDLLNEIIPDSPNKPYDMYEVIGAIIDNGEFLEVQKDYAKNLIIGFARMNGQSVGVVANQPKYLAGVLDSNASRKGARFVRFCDAFNIPLVTLVDVPGFLPGTGQEYNGVILHGAKLLYAYGEATVPKVTVTLRKSYGGSHIVMSCKQLHGDMNYAWPTAEIAVMGGAGAVAVLYAKEAKDQENPAQFLADKEAEYTKLFANPYNAAKYGYIDDVIEPRNTRFRVIRALQQLQTKKLTNPAKKHGNIPL; translated from the coding sequence ATGAGTAACCAGCTTGAAAAAGTAAAAGAGCTTATTGAACTTCGTGCTCAGGCTCGTTTAGGTGGTGGCGAAAAGGCTATTGAAAAACAACACGCCAAAGGCAAATATACAGCCCGCGAGCGTATTGCACAGTTGCTTGACGAAGGTAGTTTCGAAGAACTGGATATGTTTGTTCAACACAGATGTACCAATTTCGGACAAGAGAAAAAACATTTCCTCGGCGACGGTGTGGTAACCGGTTATGGAACGATAGAAGGTAGATTAGTATATGTTTTCGCACAAGATTTCACAGTATTCGGTGGTTCACTGTCGGAAACCATGGCACAAAAGATCTGTAAAGTAATGGATATGGCCATGAAGATGGGTGCCCCTGTCATCGGTATCAACGACTCGGGTGGCGCACGTATTCAGGAAGGCATCAACGCCCTGTCCGGTTATGCTGAAATCTTCCAGCGCAACATCATGGCTTCGGGTGTCATCCCACAGATTTCAGGTATTTTCGGTCCGTGTGCCGGCGGTGCGGTTTACTCTCCCGCCCTGACAGACTTCACGCTGATGACGGAAGGTACATCTTACATGTTCCTCACCGGACCGGCTGTTGTGAAAACAGTAACGGGTGAAGACGTGTCTCAGGAAGATCTGGGTGGTGCAAGCGTACATGCCAGCAAGTCCGGTGTAACTCACTTCACTGCCGAAACCGGTGAAGAAGGTCTGGCGATTATTCGCAAGCTTCTCAGCTTTATTCCGCAAAACAACCTGGAAGAAGCTCCATTGGTGAACTGTACCGACCCCATCGACCGTATGGACGACCTGCTGAACGAGATCATCCCCGACAGCCCGAACAAACCGTACGATATGTACGAAGTGATCGGCGCCATCATCGATAACGGAGAATTCCTGGAAGTACAGAAAGACTATGCGAAAAATCTTATTATCGGTTTTGCCCGTATGAACGGACAATCGGTAGGTGTGGTTGCCAATCAGCCTAAATACCTCGCCGGAGTACTCGACAGCAATGCTTCACGCAAAGGTGCACGCTTCGTTCGCTTCTGCGACGCATTCAACATTCCGCTGGTGACATTGGTAGACGTTCCGGGATTCCTTCCAGGTACGGGTCAGGAATATAATGGTGTAATCCTGCACGGAGCCAAGTTGCTGTACGCTTATGGTGAAGCCACTGTGCCCAAAGTAACTGTTACCCTGCGTAAATCTTACGGTGGTTCGCACATCGTAATGAGTTGCAAGCAACTCCACGGCGACATGAACTATGCATGGCCGACAGCCGAAATCGCCGTAATGGGCGGTGCCGGTGCAGTAGCGGTATTGTATGCCAAAGAAGCCAAAGATCAGGAAAACCCTGCTCAATTCCTGGCAGACAAGGAAGCCGAGTACACTAAACTGTTCGCCAACCCATACAATGCAGCCAAATACGGTTACATTGACGATGTTATCGAACCGAGAAACACTCGTTTCCGCGTGATCCGCGCCCTGCAACAGCTGCAGACCAAAAAATTAACCAACCCTGCTAAAAAGCACGGTAATATTCCATTGTAA